Proteins from one Scleropages formosus chromosome 14, fSclFor1.1, whole genome shotgun sequence genomic window:
- the gja2 gene encoding gap junction protein, alpha 2 — MGDWSLLGKLLESAQEHSTVVGKVWLTVLFIFRILVLGAAAEKVWGDEQSGFTCDTKQPGCQNVCYDKTFPISHIRFWVLQIIFISTPTLIYLGHILHLVRMEEKHKQREKELAQLAMTSDKQPLLTDGKAKKVTVRDEQGRIRLQGVLLRTYVFNIIFKTLFEVGFIVAQYFLYGFELKPLYTCSRPPCPNVVNCYISRPTEKTIFILFMLAVACVSLLLNLVEMYHLGFTKCRRGLTYRRSELASETGSKAPSEAPMPFVPSYGYFHGQHHGSGPYQSVSQYSLTPLTEPDSAFHPYNSKVAYKQNRDNLVMERNNKPEDADLKIKKGLSSAPGSPSQNQPQLTRSSKPSSSKPRQDDLKI, encoded by the coding sequence ATGGGAGACTGGAGCCTGCTGGGGAAGCTGCTGGAGAGCGCCCAGGAACACTCCACTGTGGTGGGCAAGGTCTGGCTGACCGTACTCTTCATCTTCCGCATCCTGGTGCTGGGTGCCGCCGCTGAAAAGGTGTGGGGTGACGAGCAGTCGGGTTTCACCTGTGACACCAAGCAGCCCGGTTGTCAGAATGTGTGCTACGACAAGACCTTCCCCATCTCGCACATCCGCTTCTGGGTGCTGCAGATCATCTTCATCTCCACGCCCACGCTCATCTACCTGGGCCACATCCTGCACCTGGTGCGCATGGAGGAGAAGCACAAGCAGCGGGAGAAGGAGCTGGCACAGCTGGCGATGACGAGCGACAAGCAACCCCTTCTGACAGATGGCAAGGCAAAGAAAGTGACCGTCCGTGACGAACAAGGCCGCATCCGCCTGCAGGGTGTCCTCCTCCGCACCTACGTCTTCAACATCATCTTCAAAACCCTCTTCGAGGTGGGCTTCATCGTGGCGCAGTACTTCTTATATGGCTTCGAGCTCAAGCCCCTGTACACGTGTAGTCGGCCACCGTGCCCCAACGTGGTGAACTGCTACATATCGCGGCCCACGGAGAAAACCATCTTCATCCTGTTCATGCTGGCGGTTGCCTGCGTCTCCCTTCTGCTCAACCTGGTGGAGATGTACCACTTGGGCTTCACCAAATGCCGCCGAGGGCTGACCTACCGGCGGTCTGAGCTGGCATCAGAAACGGGCTCCAAAGCACCAAGCGAAGCTCCGATGCCTTTTGTGCCCAGCTATGGCTACTTCCATGGGCAGCACCATGGCTCCGGGCCCTACCAGTCTGTCTCCCAGTACAGCCTGACCCCCCTGACCGAACCAGACTCCGCCTTCCACCCCTACAACAGTAAAGTGGCCTACAAGCAGAACAGGGACAACCTGGTCATGGAGAGGAACAACAAGCCCGAGGATGCGGACCTAAAAATAAAGAAGGGTTTGAGCTCAGCTCCTGGGTCGCCATCACAGAACCAGCCCCAGCTAACACGCTCCAGCAAGCCGAGCAGCAGCAAACCCCGACAGGACGACCTGAAGATCTGA